Proteins from a genomic interval of Quercus robur chromosome 9, dhQueRobu3.1, whole genome shotgun sequence:
- the LOC126698600 gene encoding serine/threonine-protein phosphatase 7 long form homolog: MDKSGDRVHLMFLDFMRNLCDTPQYSWGSGCLAWLYRELCRASEKGASQIGGACTLVQYWARARLPFLCLRIEPPPGCDYGPWPYAPLAFKWVRVPSSKSRPSNTALIHYREQLVTMQPDQIVWQPYEADFGHLPEFCVAGRDTWTARVPLVCFCIVERHHPDRVLRQFGWAQERPDDVVYDDRLHKIDLHGKVEKNWREEHGPYIISWEMRRQQVCHAPPQIGEMPRNHAYYLWYRPVTRKYVDRKSAKLDIMIQSHLVLLEMLPKGSQAHNHV, from the exons ATGGACAAGTCAGGAGATCGGGTGCATCTAATGTTCTTGGACTTCATGCGCAACCTTTGTGATACGCCACAGTATAGTTGGGGTAGTGGTTGCCTGGCCTGGTTGTACAGAGAGTTGTGTCGGGCAAGCGAGAAAGGGGCATCACAGATTGGTGGGGCGTGCACCTTGGTCCAATATTGGGCAAGGGCAAGGTTGCCATTCTTGTGCCTGAGGATAGAGCCCCCACCTGGATGTGATTATGGCCCATGGCCATATGCTCCACTTGCATTTAA ATGGGTGCGGGTGCCAAGCTCGAAGAGTAGGCCATCCAACACGGCCTTGATCCATTATCGTGAGCAATTAGTTACAATGCAACCAGACCAa ATTGTGTGGCAGCCATACGAGGCAGACTTCGGCCACCTTCCTGAGTTCTGCGTTGCAGGGAGGGATACGTGGACAGCAAGGGTGCCACTTGTGTGTTTTTGCATAGTAGAGAGACACCACCCGGACCGTGTCCTTCGACAGTTTGGCTGGGCGCAAGAGCGGCCTGACGATGTTGTCTACGATGATAGATTGCATAAAATAGACTTACATGGGAAGGTGGAAAAGAATTGGAGGGAGGAGCATGGACCGTATATCATTTCATGGGAAATGAGACGACAACAAGTTTGTCATGCACCTCCTCAGATTGGTGAGATGCCCCGTAATCATGCTTATTACCTATGGTACCGTCCGGTCACTCGAAAGTATGTCGACCGCAAAAGCGCTAAATTAGATATAATG ATTCAAAGCCATTTAGTGCTGTTGGAGATGCTTCCTAAAGGCAGCCAAGCTCACAACCATGTCTGA